The Alnus glutinosa chromosome 8, dhAlnGlut1.1, whole genome shotgun sequence DNA segment GTAAAAGTCTTCCGCTGGAGACTCTCTTTTTAGAGAGGAAGAGATCACTGTGGTCTTATTCTTCTTAGAATAAGACTTTGAGGTAAACAATAAAGTTAACTACCAACTAGTTAATTTTATTGAGGAGCTACATTAATTCCCCAAAGGCCAAGAacttcaataatataataacCTATTACTCCATGGCTTCATGTGGGCTTTTTTATGGCATGGTAGTGATGAGTTTGAGCATGCAAAGTGCGAGCTTATATGGTAGAAGATAGCAAAAAGAAGTTTACCAAAATAACAAGAActtcagtaaaaaaaaaaaacctagctAGAGGCTAGAATTGGAGAATAGGGGAATAAATTTGCGGAAGGAGAAAAGAAACCTAGATGATAGAATTAggttttaattatatatatataaccagtTACCCTGTTATTAACTGGATTTCTAAATCCTTATAACCGGTAACCACAACCGGCCTAGGTGgttatccggttgcggttatttctGGTTATGTGATTAACCATTGTTGGCGGTTATTAACGGTTAGGGGTTATTAGCAGTTAATAACCGCTTCGCTTGTACACCTCTAGGTGGGAGCGAGTTTCCATCTTTTCTGAGGGGTGGGCCACTGGAGGCCGGAGGGAGAGACCCCCTCCTTGCcctctacaattattttctctcaaataAATTCAAATAGTGATTGAAATAAAAACCGTttaacaattttctattttcatttgaGTATCGATATACACCCTATGGTCCTTAAGTGCAATTGGTTATAGACTTATGGTGGTTTGTACAACCGATTTGGTTTAGATTCTGTACTTTGTTTACACTTTAAGCCATATCCATTTATATACAATGAACAAAATGATATGAGTCTAGCAATAATTCGCACGTCAAACATCGTAAGGTCGCTTTAAAAGTTATATAATTACCAATTAAATAGGgtaagaaatccaatttaaataatGATATACTCAAATATAATGTTTGGGtgtatttttattcttattttttgtgttcAATTTATAATTACCAACTTATGTCATCAAATTTTTGATTATTAGTTTCTAATagtatttctatttttctcattatattaaatattaactTTGATGGTTAGGTTTGCACTAtgcattttataaaatatatatttatagagtAATACTAGGaaccatctttttatcctcataaagttaatgtgacttttaaaattacttttaaatttaggatggatcactattgaattttgatctaatagtaATTTGAAAAGCTAAGTTAATTTTGGGAGGATTAAATAAGGGATCCTATGGCTATAATTACTCATATTTATATAGGTGTTAATTACAATATATAGTAGATaaactaaatataaatttaaatatgttaCATATTGAGTTTAGACAAAATGTATGTTAAATTAAAGTAATTCAGGCatagaaaaaatggaaaagtacacataacccttTCAAActtaccacctcattgtcaatgtccctccacaaaactaccaattgtgtcaatgtcgcccccctccccccaaaactacaaaaaaatatcaatgtccctctaataacaaaaatatccttcataaaattattaaaataaaataaaaactaaaaaaattattaaaaaaatataaaataacaaaaatgtatacaaaaaaataataataaaaattaaaaactggtttttttttttttcttttcttttttttttttaaaaaaattgtttttataattttcagttattttttcgtttgtttttgtttttttgaatttataaggatatttttgtcttattcaaaaagttttagggttatttttgtcttttcgtTAGTCttgagggggacattgacattttttggtagtttgaggagggatattgacataattggtatTTTGAAGGGTGCATTGAcaattaaatggtagtttgaaatgaatatatgtacttttccttataaaaaagaaaaaaaagaaagagaaaaagaaaaaagttcaaCAAATTCAGAATTGATAAATGCTTTTATTTCTGATTTAAGTTAGATAAAAGCTAAACCAgttttgtagtaaattttttaaataaaaagttatgtcATCAAAGATGCCATGGAAACTAGTTGTAATCTTAGAGCAATCTTTAACATTTTGATAGCGGATCACTATCATGCTCAAGCAAGACGTGTCAAAGTTGTGTTGCCTAACTTTAATGAAAGGCAGAAAATCACTTGTCCAAGCCCAcacttttgcaattttttttttttttttttttttttttaattcgttTTCTTCCTAGCAAACGTAAAACCTAATTCAATTAAAGTGCTTCAAATGCCATCGAATAAATTAacccagaaaaaagaaaaagtacaaaAAGATTTACAAACCTTCTTGGTCGAATAAATTGAAGGGGaacacatgaaaataaaaaataaaaaatcccaaTCCTCAATTAAAGGGGTGAAGGGGTCTAAACGAGGTGTTTTTCCCAGCATTTAATGCTGCCATTTACTTGCATGCCCCTCTTTTCTTGAATTCTCCTCCCAGGCTCACCCCACCACTACCTCCATCAATTAATACACGAAGACCATAAATGAATCAATtaatcatattataattaatcaattaaattaatgataattttaataaaatcttgttatatttatttcataacGGCCTATGTTATCACTTTACATATATAGCTCTATTTATTCCCAAGAAAcccttcactctctctctctctctctaaaagcaAAAGCCTTGTGCAGCTTCAGAAATGGCTGCTGACGTGAGCGCTCTGGTTCGGGTCTTGAACGGGTACAACAAGGAGGATCCGCATCGGGCGGTAGGGAATGATTCTAGCAGTGAGAAATCTACGGCTCTGATTACTCGTGACCTGCTTGGTGggtcctcctcctcctctacCTCTAAGCTTGCTGAGTCCCAGGAATTGGACCTCGACGGGCAGGTCCCTAATGGCTGGGAAAAGCGTCTAGACTTgaaggttcgtccattttctcATCTGGGTCTCTTTGTTACCGGCAAAATGTAACCCTTTCCGGAATTTACTCGGGAAAATTTTGTTGTTTCCTTGCACTTTGTTTTGAAATTCAAGATTTTTCTTTGTGAAGATTGCTTTGCTTACTGCCATGTTTTTGCTTTGGAATCTCTTTATCTGATTTGGATCTCTGTTATTTGTAGAGCTTCAATTTTGGGTCTTTGCTTTGTTCTTGTGTAAAGAAGGATATTGATTGttgtttgtaattttctgtATTGTCTCTTTGTTCTATGTTTGGTCGCCGAGAAATTGGAGGAATAGGAGgtaaagaaaattcttttttttttttttccattgttGCAAATCATAGGGAGAATTCAAATCATTCAGTTCATGAACTAGCGTTGAGAAAAGCTTTTTGGTACACCCCCAAAACCAAAAGTGAAGATTTTTCTAGAATTCGTATaagatatatgtatatttatttattttttcagtctGCAGCCAAACAGAACTTAGAAATTTCTAACCCATTTCTTTGTTTGACCATTTAATAATTTGGTTGGTTTCTTGAACATTATTGctttatttaaacaaatataGAGATTTTCAATATCAGAGTAATTAAGAGCATGAGGATTTTCATTTTCCATTAACCGAATGTTACTCTTCATTGTTCTGCCCCTTCTGATCACagggattaggatcctctaacagttgctttttaatcattattgaataccactacttttcttccttgaatctctctctctctctaataaaTTCTTATCTTTAATTGGAATTGTCTATTAATATCTTATTATGAATATAAAAATGGaaactcatgatttttttttttattacatttaaataATTGGTTAATTTGTGtactttttttctaattttcaatGGTTGCAGTCAGGGACAGTGTACCTACAAAGATGTAGCACCCCAAATTCACCTTCAATCTCAGAGCACAAGCACCAAAGCAATCCAACAGTTCCAAAGCTTCAAGATTTAAATTTCCCACCGTCGCCGTCAAAAATCACATTAAATCTATTTGAAGAAAGTTGCTTGGATTTAAAGCTAGTATCGTCGTCGTCGTCGAACAATTATCAAAGCGTTTGCACTCTTGATAAGGTGAAATCAGCGCTTGAAAGGGCAGAGAAAGAGCCAGCGAAGAAGAGAGCATCATTTTGGAAATCATCCATGTCACCTTCGTATTCTTCATCATCCTCTTCGATCAGAGAAACCACCCAAGAAGAAGATACCCATGAAGACAAATTATTATCATCGCCAATTGCCGCAGGGTGCCCCGGTTGCTTGTCTTACGTTTTGATAaccaaaaacaacccaaaatgtCCTCGCTGCACTTCGGTTGTCCCCTTGCCCATGATGAAGAAACCTAGGATTGATCTCAACATATCAATTTGAGTCATTAACGAATACTATTTATGCTTTTTATCCaatattttcttctccttttctttttcttttcttttttctttttgtttttttttttttgttttttttgtagatGATAGATGAGATTAAGGCTTAAGAAATAGATTTGTTAGTGAAAGAAGAACATATTGTACATGTTAAAAGGATGGTAGTTTTACTAGCATAGTCGATAGAAGTTTTCTTCCTTgtgactttctttttttcttcctcatatTTTCAtgctctctatatatatatatatatttgaacttTATCATGCCCACCTCCTACAAAAGagatttttctaaaatataatatctaTGCGGTTTAGGTTTGGATTAAAGTAGCACTATGTATGGATTAATATGAATGAATTCCGATGAGAAATAAGTATTTGCTTCCCTAAAAAGTAGAGTGAAAGGCGGGAAAGTTTTCAAATAGTATTGATATggattgtaattattgttttattatCTTGGTCAGattatgttttggatgtttcaTTCATAAATCCCAATTGGATGGCACTATACATAGATTCCAAGTGGTAATTAGAAGTAGATGATGTCAAAATGACCAGCGAAATGAGTAGCTGCTTTGCTGGTGTCTCCGATACTGATACTGAATGAAGGACATATGTATGTATTAAATTTCCAGGATTCAGGGTCAACGACGTAGGCAGATAATCAACTGCAAACTTGTTCGTGTCAGGAACAGGAATGGTAGACTTTTTGTcatctttttttattgtgtGTTCAATTTGTGACAAAATACAAGTTACAGTAACTTGAGTGTTGGCATCCCTGGAAATTGAGTACCACAAAATTGGAGAGCTGTGAAACACATTTTACACATTTAGTCAAAGGGCGTTGTATAGATTTGGTGGGTAGTAGCTGAAGAAAAGTTGGCATTCTAAATCGGCATACCAACTCTCCATATCTTTGGGGCATATCTTCTTTCTCTTGACCATTTCATTTGGGCATACAAATGAAAAAAACTTCGTCTATTCTAACTTCGTCTATTCTTCACCCCTCATCCTCAAAGTTTATGCGACTAATCACTAATCTTCATGCATCAAATGTTATCAAATAGTTTTGTTCATCACCCACTTTCGATCCTCCAAAACTTATATAGTGTGGtcattccaataaaaaaaaccaattttcatGCATCAAATGCACAAGAGACCACGCCAcatatgttttgaaaaataaagtgagtGATGAGTAGATTTACTCAATGACACGTAGACTTTGGAGAATTGAGAATGATAAGAGGGCGATTTTACCATTAATCTTGGGTAAATCTAAGAAATTAATTGTACTAGAAATAATAATGCcttaagggggggggggggggggggggggggggggggggtggggtaaCCGACCAACCTAAAATGCCTATGCAAGTATTAGTTAATTAGACAGTCCGGCCTAATGATGGAAAGCCATTAATCTCAGATTGTGACTTTCATCCGTCCAATTGGATTTTTTTAGAGGGCTAGCTTCAACTTTTGGCCAAAAGAAAATTCACATGGTTAGGGCAAATACCGGTTTCTGTACATCTTTATTGGGTCCTTCTTTAGATTATTAAAGAGGAAAGTGACGTACAAAATTATGGTTGTGGCATATAAATGTTTGAAAAGAGTATTCACCTACACTTTGTGAAATTGATGCGTTTAATAGGTGCTGCATGAAGCTAATATAATTATGACCAAATTCATTAGTATACCTAACCCACAATAAATGAGAATTTAATTTCATCAGTCTTTTAAATTGCTCACCTACTTTCTCTCGTATGAGTTTAATGTCTATTttttctggaattttttttgtttctttttaaaaaaacagttGTGGCCTCTGCTGCCCTACCGATTAATCAATGAAAAATCACTCATTTGATCATAAACTAGAAGTTCCTTTTTGGCTTTTAGACAATAacaatttggttgatttgagtgctttttttttttaatggcttTTGCTTCCACATGCCTTCTTCCTTCCttcataaaagaaaagtgattgGGCGCACAACATAAAACACATAGAATCAAATTCATATAGCAGGTCTCATTCATATAAGTCTTACTCATGTATCTTGTAGTGTGTACAAATTGTACATAATTattatgtaaaaatattttttctttcataaaatatCCTGTCACGTGTTCCAATATGGTCATGTCATAGGATCCGATACTCCTTCATCTGTTCATCACTATAAACGAGGGTCCTTTTTAAGTTGGATGAGATTCAAATAATCCTAAAGGGACCAAGTACATATATTCCTTCTCCATATGCTAATATTCCTaacttcttcattttctctaggttgttAAGCTATAAAGTCGGAGTACAAGGAGTTTCGAATTTCTTAAAAGTTACACCAAGGCCTAGATATAGAgttcaaacatatataatttccAAAGAATCATTGAGAAATGACTCATGAGACATATCATGCTTAGAGAAATTTATTGAAATTTATAGGTATTATatccatcattttcttttgggaAAACAACAAATTGATCCTTAAAGAATAGAAATATGAGTTTACATGCGGATGCGATTATTTATAATATCTGTAGCCGCATTTGTAAAATAcagatatcacttttagatatccgaATCATGTTTTGATTATCCACATTTGCGCAGTTATTACGGTTATTAAGTACAATTATTATACGCTACACGTATATTAAATAATgggtctatttatttttttggacatTTTTAGATCTCTATTAAAgtttattttaaacgatttttaCTAGCTTAAAATAATCAATTCCCAAGTTTTCATCACTCGTTCGggagtaattctacatatatatatatatatattaagtgtccataaaataTCTATCGaaaaatgagatggcttttaaaatcacaatttgatcaaaatcatcatttgatcaatcatacatccaataataattttcaaagcacctttttttttatttttattttttttatttttttttttatagatatttaataaatacttaATATACGAATTACTCCACCTTGtgttaagaaaacaaaaacttgaGCTCACCCATGACCCATCCCTCGCCTCATCCCTGGTGCAAGATTCACGCAGAGCTTGCCGTTCGTGAATGCCCTCTATCCTCATATTACTATATTGCGCCTCTACCAACCTATTTTTACTATGATGCCCCAACAATTCTTCCTCTGTGCAACTATCAGGGAAGGGGTGAAGACTGGAGAGCCCCTCCTCCCTGCGTCTCCGTGACGTGGCACtcatctcttctttttttttttttttaaaaaaaaaaaaaattcttataattattatttagggTATAACTGTAATCTCACACACGGTATGACGTGTTCACTTCATAATGTGATAATGGCCGACTTGGCAATTGGCTGACGTCACAAAACTTCTTCTAAGGTCTAAAAACTATAGgaaagagggttttttttttttttttttttttttttttttttttttcagaaaaaatgtgttatacattatttttttgtcatcGGCTTatcatttcatttataaaagttatcattaaatttgtaggatcCATATGAGAAACCATATGAATCTCacagattcaatggtgatttaaaaaaataagaagatgaGAGAGAATGACA contains these protein-coding regions:
- the LOC133875420 gene encoding uncharacterized protein LOC133875420, with translation MAADVSALVRVLNGYNKEDPHRAVGNDSSSEKSTALITRDLLGGSSSSSTSKLAESQELDLDGQVPNGWEKRLDLKSGTVYLQRCSTPNSPSISEHKHQSNPTVPKLQDLNFPPSPSKITLNLFEESCLDLKLVSSSSSNNYQSVCTLDKVKSALERAEKEPAKKRASFWKSSMSPSYSSSSSSIRETTQEEDTHEDKLLSSPIAAGCPGCLSYVLITKNNPKCPRCTSVVPLPMMKKPRIDLNISI